In Zea mays cultivar B73 chromosome 7, Zm-B73-REFERENCE-NAM-5.0, whole genome shotgun sequence, the following proteins share a genomic window:
- the LOC100274378 gene encoding Cyclase-like protein 4-like precursor, producing the protein MDLASLLLSQLLLLPVVTVVSGETAAHPGYAHAEEACSGMLEAEAEKATVLVPAPERREEFDGGRIVDISHYYREDMPEWESSEGSGEFLQLARSMRNGSDIANFSELRLTAHSGTHVDAPGHVFEHYYDTGFDVDTLDLAVLNGPALLVDVPRDKNITADVMASLNIPKGVRRVLFRTLNTDRKLMWKKEFDTSYVGFMKDGAQWLVDNTDIKLVGVDYLSVGAFDECIPAHLVFLEKREVILVEALNLEHVSPGIYILHCLPLRLRGAEGSPARCILIK; encoded by the exons ATGGATCTCGCGTCCCTGCTCCTCTCCCAGCTGCTGCTGCTTCCGGTGGTAACGGTTGTCTCCGGCGAGACCGCCGCGCACCCGGGCTACGCGCACGCTGAGGAGGCATGCAGCGGTATGCTAGAGGCAGAGGCGGAGAAAGCAACGGTGCTGGTGCCTGCGCCGGAGCGGCGCGAAGAGTTCGACGGCGGGCGGATCGTGGACATCAGCCACTACTACCGCGAGGACATGCCGGAGTGGGAGTCATCAGAGGGCTCCGGCGAGTTCCTGCAGCTGGCGCGGTCCATGCGCAACGGCTCCGACATCGCTAACTTCTCGGAGCTCCGGCTCACTGCGCACTCCGGCACCCACGTCGACGCGCCGGGACACGTCTTCGAGCACTACTACGACACCGGCTTCGACGTCGACACCCTCGACCTCGCTGTCCTCAACG GACCAGCGCTGTTGGTTGACGTTCCCAGAGATAAGAACATCACAG CTGATGTTATGGCATCCCTAAACATTCCTAAAGGTGTTCGACGTGTACTCTTTCGGACCCTAAATACAGACAG AAAGCTTATGTGGAAGAAAGAATTTGATACAAGTTATGTTGGCTTCATGAAGGATGGTGCACAATGGTTGGTTGATAATACAGACATCAAACTAGTTG GAGTTGACTACTTGTCAGTGGGCGCATTTGATGAATGCATTCCAGCTCATCTAGTATTTCTTGAAAAAAGG GAGGTCATACTTGTCGAAGCCTTGAATCTGGAGCATGTTAGCCCTGGAATATACATCTTGCATTGCTTGCCACTAAGATTGCGGGGTGCTGAAGGTTCTCCTGCAAGATGCATCCTCATCAAGTGA
- the LOC100274378 gene encoding cyclase-like protein 4-like isoform X1: MDLASLLLSQLLLLPVVTVVSGETAAHPGYAHAEEACSGMLEAEAEKATVLVPAPERREEFDGGRIVDISHYYREDMPEWESSEGSGEFLQLARSMRNGSDIANFSELRLTAHSGTHVDAPGHVFEHYYDTGFDVDTLDLAVLNGPALLVDVPRDKNITADVMASLNIPKGVRRVLFRTLNTDRKLMWKKEFDTSYVGFMKDGAQWLVDNTDIKLVGVDYLSVGAFDECIPAHLVFLEKRGWCEDPIIWSWASADPIDTNMS, encoded by the exons ATGGATCTCGCGTCCCTGCTCCTCTCCCAGCTGCTGCTGCTTCCGGTGGTAACGGTTGTCTCCGGCGAGACCGCCGCGCACCCGGGCTACGCGCACGCTGAGGAGGCATGCAGCGGTATGCTAGAGGCAGAGGCGGAGAAAGCAACGGTGCTGGTGCCTGCGCCGGAGCGGCGCGAAGAGTTCGACGGCGGGCGGATCGTGGACATCAGCCACTACTACCGCGAGGACATGCCGGAGTGGGAGTCATCAGAGGGCTCCGGCGAGTTCCTGCAGCTGGCGCGGTCCATGCGCAACGGCTCCGACATCGCTAACTTCTCGGAGCTCCGGCTCACTGCGCACTCCGGCACCCACGTCGACGCGCCGGGACACGTCTTCGAGCACTACTACGACACCGGCTTCGACGTCGACACCCTCGACCTCGCTGTCCTCAACG GACCAGCGCTGTTGGTTGACGTTCCCAGAGATAAGAACATCACAG CTGATGTTATGGCATCCCTAAACATTCCTAAAGGTGTTCGACGTGTACTCTTTCGGACCCTAAATACAGACAG AAAGCTTATGTGGAAGAAAGAATTTGATACAAGTTATGTTGGCTTCATGAAGGATGGTGCACAATGGTTGGTTGATAATACAGACATCAAACTAGTTG GAGTTGACTACTTGTCAGTGGGCGCATTTGATGAATGCATTCCAGCTCATCTAGTATTTCTTGAAAAAAGG GGATGGTGTGAGGACCCAATAATATGGAGCTGGGCTAGTGCTGATCCAATCGACACTAATATGAGCTGA